TCCTTCTGCGTACCCCAGCCGATGTTGTGGATGATGTAGCGGCGGTCTGTGTCCGGTACATGCTCCGCCGCCACCATCCCTATGTGATGGTAGCCGCTGGGCAGCAGCCAGGCGACGACATCGCCGGGCTCGTAGGCGCCGTCCAGGGCAATGGCCCTGCCCTTCCGCCGGAAGTAGGTCATCAGGTTGGGCACGCGGCGGTGGTCGATGCTGGCGTCCGGCCCGCGAACCCGCCAGCGCTGGGGATACGCGGCAAAATGCCCGCGCATGTCCCGGTGCACCTCCACCTGCAGGTCGACGCCGATGCCGCGGAACGCGCGAATGATCACGTCGGTGCACACGCCCCGCTCGAGCGGCACATCCCCGTTCGGATAGCTCAGTCGGACGTAAGAGGGGTCGTAGTACGTGGTCACGCCCACCTGCTGCTCGGCGGCCCTGGCCAGCGCCGCCGCCAGCGGCGGGGATGCCGTCTGTGCCCGCAGCGGAGCGGACAGGACGGCCAGCGACAACAGGAGCTGCCACGAGGCCGGTCTCAGCGCGTATCCTCCGGCTCCTCGCCCTCGCGCCAGACCAGGTCGGTACGGTTATACGCCCGCTGCTTCCCGGTTTCCGGGCACTCGAGCCCGACTTCCAGAGTGGCACCCATGTCGAACAGCATCTTCTCGGCAAACGCCGGTGCCGGGTGCTCCTTCCCGCAAAACTTGCAACGGTAATAGACGGACACGTTCTCCTCCTTTGCTTCTGCAAATTACAGGGGAGCGCAGCGGCGGAGCTTGCTCCGGGCCGCTCGGCCGAATGCGACCGTACTTGCGAATTCGACCACTCAGGGCGCAGCGCCCCGACTCCCTATCTGGCGCCGCGCCAGTGAGTGGCGCGCGCGGCGTACGGCGTCGATCCGCACCCCGCAGTACTTGAATTCCGGGATCTTGCCCATTGGGTCGAGCGCCGGGTTGGTCAGCAGGTTGGCGGCCGCCTCGACGTAGCAGAAGGGGATGAACACGGCGCCCCGGGGGATGCCGTCGTCGCGGCGGGCAATGGCCGTGATCCGCCCCCGTCGCGTCTCCAGTCGCAGCGCGCCGCCCGCCTCTACCCCCAGCCTGGCCAGCTCCTGGCCGTGCAGGCTGGCCATGGCAGCCGGCTCGATCGCGTCCAGCACCGCAGCACGCCGGGTGATGGCGCCCGTGTGCCAGTGCTCGAGCAGTCTCCCGGTGATCAGCACGTAGGGGTACTCCTCGTCAGGCGGCTCCGCGCCCGGCGTGAGGTCCACGGGCACCAGCTTGCCCCGGCCGCTGGGCGTGGGGAAGCGCTCCGTGAAAATGACCTCGTCGCCCGGATCGCCCTCCGCGCGACAGGGGTAGGTCACGCCGTGCTCGCGCTCCAGCCGCTGCCAGGTGATGCCCGCCAGGCTGGGCGCGGCCCGCCGGATCTCGTTCCACACGTCCGCCGGGCCGTCGTAACGCCAGTCCAGGCCCAGGCAACGCGCCATCTCCTGGATGATCCAGAGGTCATGCCGCGCCTGCCCCGGCGGCTCCAGCGCCTGCCGCCCGAGCTGCACCCGCCGGTCGGTGTTAGTGAACGTGCCCGTCTTCTCCGGAAAGGCGGAGGCAGGCAGCACCACATCGGCAAAGGAAGCGGTCTCGGTCAGGAAGATGTCCTGCACCACCAGCCACTCGAGGGCGGCCAGCGCTTCGCGCGCGTGATCGACGTCCGGGTCGGACATGGCCGGGTTCTCGCCCATGATGTACATGCCGCGGATCCGGCCGGCGCGCGCCGCGTTCATGATCTCGACCACCGTGAGCCCGGGATTGGGATCCAGCGGCCGGCCCCAGAGCGTTTCGAAGAACTCGCGCACCTCCGGCCTGGAGACCGGCTGGTAGTCCGGGTAGACCATGGGGATCAGCCCCACGTCCGACGCACCCTGCACGTTGTTCTGCCCGCGCAGCGGATGC
The nucleotide sequence above comes from Gemmatimonadota bacterium. Encoded proteins:
- a CDS encoding DUF1287 domain-containing protein; its protein translation is MRPASWQLLLSLAVLSAPLRAQTASPPLAAALARAAEQQVGVTTYYDPSYVRLSYPNGDVPLERGVCTDVIIRAFRGIGVDLQVEVHRDMRGHFAAYPQRWRVRGPDASIDHRRVPNLMTYFRRKGRAIALDGAYEPGDVVAWLLPSGYHHIGMVAAEHVPDTDRRYIIHNIGWGTQKEDVLYAYRIIGHYRW